One segment of Yersinia kristensenii DNA contains the following:
- a CDS encoding pilus assembly protein CpaE: protein MQLILNKELINRKDNKIKSNIVIVSTRKWVIEKVSEKIRLADINDIKEIDKDIFNLSTINTPEKTVGFIIDIGNNEDVEKTLSLIKSNTPRDCWCVLVGDIDSISVAQKFTERGILYLNVQSQSIELTQHLLKGIPIEMERKAFFISILGCKGGIGTTLLSYHFSCEITQIKKSPTLLLQGNQGSQDLDLVTEKKMTSEINEYHKNIDIMLCKGNELSDIDIKIGRKHNYIVFDQSIHNSPKEKLTGYIEHSDCIIILLDNSMTSVRVAKDFIDIYDRFKRDNRQTTRLIVCLNESRPIAKNMLNTSDIQSLLGRKIDTQIPYISKTKESLVDKNYFGRSKVKIIDLAKNTLGINIHLSKNGKSWINKIAASLK from the coding sequence ATGCAATTAATCCTCAACAAAGAATTAATCAATAGAAAAGATAATAAAATAAAAAGTAATATTGTGATTGTATCCACTAGAAAATGGGTGATAGAGAAAGTATCTGAAAAAATACGACTGGCCGACATCAACGATATTAAAGAAATTGATAAAGATATTTTTAATTTATCGACAATTAATACTCCTGAAAAAACTGTCGGTTTTATTATTGATATAGGTAATAATGAGGACGTTGAAAAAACATTAAGTTTGATAAAAAGTAATACACCACGAGACTGTTGGTGCGTATTAGTCGGTGATATTGATTCAATTAGTGTCGCACAGAAATTTACTGAACGAGGAATTTTATACTTAAACGTACAATCACAGTCAATTGAACTAACACAACACTTACTCAAAGGCATTCCAATTGAAATGGAAAGAAAAGCTTTTTTTATCAGCATATTAGGATGTAAGGGTGGAATAGGTACCACACTCCTTAGTTATCATTTTTCTTGTGAAATAACTCAAATAAAAAAATCCCCCACTTTGTTATTACAAGGTAATCAAGGGTCTCAAGATCTTGATCTTGTTACAGAGAAAAAGATGACATCAGAGATAAATGAATATCATAAAAACATTGATATTATGCTATGCAAAGGAAACGAGTTAAGTGATATTGATATTAAAATTGGTAGAAAGCATAATTATATTGTGTTTGACCAATCTATCCATAATTCACCAAAGGAAAAACTAACGGGTTACATAGAACACTCTGATTGTATTATTATATTACTCGACAATAGTATGACATCTGTTCGTGTGGCTAAAGATTTCATTGATATTTATGATCGTTTCAAACGAGATAATAGACAAACCACTCGATTAATAGTTTGTTTAAATGAAAGCAGGCCTATAGCAAAAAATATGTTAAATACATCTGACATACAATCTTTATTAGGTCGTAAGATTGACACACAAATACCATATATATCGAAAACAAAAGAGTCATTAGTTGACAAAAATTATTTTGGCAGAAGCAAAGTAAAGATAATTGATTTAGCCAAGAATACATTAGGTATAAATATTCATTTATCAAAAAATGGTAAATCATGGATAAATAAGATAGCAGCATCACTAAAATAA
- a CDS encoding type II and III secretion system protein family protein, with amino-acid sequence MKVARTKYLNQNILFFLFIIISCQIAVNRANAKPVYLSTGESYIIKTQEEIDTVFVSAAAIADYELVGKNSIIVYAKQEGTAEFILFNQNNQPIKKSAVLVNNTITAANKRIQIEYPESDIEINKIGTSYILTGMAESEEAKDTIVSIIGEAIGSKKTIDTDSQYLNTPEYYGIINKIKLMGTNQVNVKLTIAEVTKDFSENIGVDWSTIGDFSGSFQLVKLNSLNNFSARGISALVHAINDDSIARVLAEPNLSVLSGESASFLVGGEIPMVNTTQNSTVITYKEFGIKLNIGAKVNEKKRIRIMLDEEVSSIDKVFNIDGGNAYPSFRTRKAATTLELGDGESFILGGLISNSERESLKKIPFIGDIPILGAFFRNAETRKNQTELVVVATVNLVRPVSEREVELPNFMHTSTLERFFNFTHIMEVKREKMAKEFIRKGGFIK; translated from the coding sequence ATGAAAGTAGCCAGAACAAAGTATTTAAACCAGAATATACTGTTTTTTCTATTCATTATTATTTCATGTCAAATAGCAGTAAATAGAGCGAATGCCAAACCAGTTTATTTATCTACTGGGGAATCCTACATTATTAAAACACAAGAGGAAATAGATACTGTTTTTGTTTCTGCTGCAGCTATCGCTGACTATGAGTTAGTGGGTAAAAATAGTATTATTGTTTATGCCAAACAGGAAGGGACGGCAGAGTTTATTCTATTCAATCAGAATAATCAGCCTATTAAAAAATCAGCCGTGTTAGTGAATAATACCATTACCGCCGCGAATAAAAGAATACAAATTGAATATCCTGAAAGTGACATTGAAATTAACAAGATAGGCACCAGCTATATCCTGACAGGAATGGCGGAGTCAGAAGAGGCAAAAGATACTATTGTCAGTATCATTGGTGAAGCCATCGGCAGTAAAAAAACAATAGATACTGATAGCCAATATCTTAATACCCCAGAGTATTATGGGATCATCAATAAAATAAAGCTTATGGGTACTAACCAAGTTAATGTGAAATTGACTATTGCAGAAGTCACCAAAGACTTTAGTGAAAACATTGGAGTAGATTGGAGTACTATAGGGGATTTTTCAGGTTCATTTCAATTAGTTAAACTGAACAGTTTAAATAATTTCAGCGCAAGAGGTATTAGCGCATTAGTCCATGCCATTAATGATGACTCCATAGCCCGTGTTTTAGCCGAACCTAATCTATCAGTATTATCAGGAGAAAGTGCCTCATTTTTAGTAGGTGGTGAGATCCCTATGGTTAATACCACGCAAAATAGCACTGTGATTACTTATAAAGAATTTGGCATAAAACTCAATATCGGAGCCAAAGTTAATGAGAAAAAACGCATCCGCATCATGCTGGATGAAGAAGTAAGTAGTATCGATAAAGTGTTTAATATCGATGGAGGAAATGCTTACCCTTCATTCAGGACTCGTAAGGCTGCAACCACCCTGGAACTAGGTGATGGCGAAAGTTTTATTCTAGGGGGTCTGATCAGCAACTCAGAGCGGGAATCGCTGAAAAAAATCCCATTTATAGGTGATATCCCTATTTTAGGCGCATTCTTCCGCAATGCTGAGACTCGGAAAAACCAAACTGAATTGGTCGTTGTGGCTACCGTGAATTTGGTGCGCCCCGTGTCAGAGAGAGAAGTAGAGCTCCCCAATTTCATGCATACCTCAACACTTGAGCGTTTTTTTAACTTTACTCATATCATGGAAGTAAAAAGAGAAAAAATGGCTAAAGAGTTTATACGCAAAGGAGGATTTATAAAATGA
- a CDS encoding A24 family peptidase, protein MDILNVLLNTFLILQLLFVCYSDIRHRTISNNFIITIAINTVVLGLATHQAVNIIIPLSALLIGYIIFYFDLIGGGDVKLITVLLFALTTTQSLNFILYTAIMGGVVMIIGMFVNREDIKQRGVPYAVAISAGFLLSFVI, encoded by the coding sequence TTGGATATCCTTAACGTATTATTAAATACATTTTTAATATTGCAACTACTGTTCGTCTGCTATAGCGATATCCGTCATCGAACTATTAGCAATAATTTTATTATCACTATCGCTATCAATACAGTGGTCTTAGGTTTGGCTACTCATCAAGCGGTTAATATTATTATTCCCCTCAGTGCATTACTAATTGGCTATATCATATTTTATTTCGATCTTATTGGTGGAGGTGATGTCAAGCTAATCACTGTGTTGTTATTTGCACTAACCACAACGCAGTCGCTGAACTTCATTCTCTACACTGCAATTATGGGCGGCGTAGTGATGATAATAGGTATGTTCGTCAATAGGGAGGATATTAAACAGCGCGGAGTTCCTTATGCTGTGGCTATTTCTGCTGGATTTTTATTGTCGTTTGTCATCTAA
- a CDS encoding winged helix-turn-helix domain-containing protein: MEINEIVFKLEGTVLFSPTQRCLNGPGGSVVMLTENNLRFLQLLLNGVTEKEKIINQVWKEQRGAVSESSYYGQLYMLRKAFLQVGLKESLIHTIPRKGVRYTGSVSQVTVSNDSDEQQNNDDIQQITTLPELPQITTSSLPAESVTPRVPLANNKQSFLQSNGWKKLISLLAFFSFCWLSFLSVLIIIILFNGDTPNP; the protein is encoded by the coding sequence ATGGAGATAAATGAGATTGTGTTTAAATTAGAAGGAACAGTGCTATTTTCTCCCACACAACGCTGTTTAAATGGCCCTGGTGGTTCAGTGGTAATGTTAACTGAAAATAATCTGAGATTCTTGCAACTGTTGCTTAACGGCGTCACTGAAAAAGAAAAGATTATTAATCAAGTATGGAAAGAACAGCGCGGGGCTGTTAGTGAAAGCAGTTATTATGGGCAACTTTATATGTTGCGTAAGGCATTTCTTCAGGTAGGGCTGAAGGAATCTCTTATTCATACTATTCCCCGAAAAGGCGTCCGTTATACTGGCTCGGTAAGCCAAGTGACCGTTAGCAACGATTCTGATGAACAGCAAAATAATGACGATATTCAGCAGATAACAACGCTCCCTGAACTACCCCAAATAACTACATCTTCTCTACCAGCAGAGAGTGTCACGCCACGAGTTCCGCTAGCAAACAACAAACAAAGCTTTTTGCAAAGTAACGGCTGGAAAAAGTTGATATCTTTACTCGCTTTTTTCTCTTTCTGTTGGCTCTCATTTCTCTCAGTATTAATCATTATTATCTTATTCAATGGGGATACACCAAATCCTTAA
- the alkB gene encoding DNA oxidative demethylase AlkB produces MTMDLFSQLPNEPWVEELAPGALVLHHFVSEQAPSLLAEVTAITTVAPLRHLITPGGYRMSVAMSNCGSVGWVSDARGYRYSPIDPLTEMRWPAMPESFMALAISAARQAGFLHFQPNACLINRYEVGAKLSLHQDKDELDLRQPIVSVSLGLPAVFQFGGASREAKCQKVLLSEGDVVVWGGPSRLNYHGVLPVKAGFSPSAGAYRINLTFRCTGRSEKL; encoded by the coding sequence ATGACCATGGATCTGTTTTCTCAATTACCCAATGAGCCTTGGGTTGAAGAATTAGCCCCAGGCGCTCTGGTTTTGCATCATTTTGTATCAGAACAGGCCCCGTCATTGTTAGCCGAAGTAACCGCCATTACCACCGTCGCCCCCTTGCGGCATTTGATTACCCCAGGTGGTTACCGGATGTCGGTTGCTATGAGTAATTGCGGTTCAGTGGGGTGGGTCAGTGATGCGAGAGGTTATCGCTACAGCCCGATTGATCCGTTAACAGAAATGCGCTGGCCCGCGATGCCCGAAAGTTTTATGGCACTGGCGATTTCTGCTGCGCGGCAAGCCGGTTTCCTGCATTTTCAACCCAATGCCTGTTTGATTAACCGCTATGAGGTAGGAGCCAAGTTATCTTTGCATCAAGATAAAGATGAGCTGGATTTACGCCAGCCGATTGTCTCAGTATCGTTGGGGCTACCTGCCGTATTCCAATTTGGTGGGGCATCCCGTGAGGCTAAATGCCAGAAAGTCTTATTGAGCGAAGGTGATGTGGTGGTGTGGGGCGGGCCATCTCGTTTGAATTATCACGGTGTATTGCCAGTTAAAGCTGGGTTTTCTCCCAGTGCAGGGGCATATCGGATTAATTTGACCTTCCGGTGTACTGGGCGCTCTGAGAAGTTATGA
- a CDS encoding efflux RND transporter permease subunit produces the protein MIAAIIRWSLRNRLLVLLGAVMMAAWGVWSLQQTPLDALPDLSDTQVIIRVSYPGKAPQVVEDQVTYPLTTTMLSVPGAKTVRGFSMFGDAYVYVLFDDGTDPYWARSRVLEYLSQVQSTLPAEAKAALGPDATGVGWIYEYALIDRTGKHSLADLRALQDWTLKFELKTVPNVSEVASVGGMVRQYQVVLDPERMRALNLSHQQIASAIADSNQEGGGSVLEMGAAEYMVRASGYLKTLDDFRNIVITVREGIPILLSDVATVRIGPEMRRGVAELNGEGEVAGGIIVMRYGKNALETINGVKEKLQQIQRSLPAGVEIVPVYDRSHLITQAIDSLSFKLLEEFLVVAVICSLFLFHFRSALVAIITLPLGILGAFIVMHYQGVNANIMSLGGIAIAIGAMVDAAIVMIENMHKVLEQWRRDHPGQTPVSQDYWRISEQAAIEVGPALFCSLLIITLSFIPVFTLQAQEGRMFSPLAFTKTYAMAVSAGLAITLVPVLMGYFIRGKIPDENANPINRWLIALYHPVLTAVLARPKTTLAIAGMLLLATLYPLSRLGSEFMPALDEGDLLYMPSTLPGISVREASHLLQQTDRLIKTVPEVDTVFGKAGRAETATDPAPLTMIETTIRFKPKDQWRPGMTMDKLIEELDATVKVPGIANLWVPPIRNRLDMLSTGIKSPVGIKVNGKNVQQIEQVAQKIEQVVRKVPGVTSALSERLAGGRYVDIDIDRKRAARYGVSVKELQSLVETVIGGQNIGETIEGRERYPINLRYPREIRDSLQKLRDLPVVTASGGQVALSELADIKVTEGPPMLKSENARLSDWVYVDLRGRDLKSAVTDMQQAVAEQVKLPEGVSLSWSGQFEYLERATAKLKIVLPVTLMIIFVLLYVTFSSVRDAALIMATLPFALIGGVWLLYGLGYNFSVAAAVGFIALAGVAAEFGVIMVLYLNQAVKKHQRPGIAMTASEMSAAIHEGAVLRVRPKAMTVATIMAGLLPIMWGGGTGSEVMQRIAAPMIGGMVSAPLLSMLVIPAVYMLLHKKESKQQ, from the coding sequence ATGATTGCCGCCATTATCCGTTGGTCGTTGCGTAACCGGCTGTTGGTGCTGCTAGGCGCGGTGATGATGGCGGCCTGGGGAGTTTGGTCACTGCAACAAACCCCGCTGGACGCACTACCGGATCTGTCGGACACACAAGTGATCATTCGCGTCAGTTACCCCGGCAAAGCCCCGCAAGTAGTAGAGGATCAAGTCACTTACCCGCTGACTACCACCATGTTGTCAGTGCCCGGCGCTAAAACTGTGCGCGGCTTTTCTATGTTTGGCGATGCTTACGTTTATGTATTATTTGATGACGGCACAGATCCCTACTGGGCGCGCTCAAGAGTGCTGGAGTATCTCAGCCAGGTGCAATCCACCCTGCCAGCCGAGGCCAAAGCGGCACTGGGGCCGGATGCCACCGGCGTCGGCTGGATTTATGAATATGCATTAATTGATAGAACCGGCAAACACAGTCTGGCCGATTTGCGTGCTTTACAGGATTGGACACTGAAGTTTGAACTGAAAACCGTGCCCAATGTTTCGGAAGTCGCCAGTGTCGGCGGCATGGTGCGCCAATATCAAGTGGTTCTCGACCCGGAAAGAATGCGGGCGCTGAATCTCTCTCATCAACAAATTGCCAGCGCCATTGCCGACAGTAATCAGGAGGGCGGCGGTTCAGTGCTGGAAATGGGGGCCGCCGAATATATGGTGCGCGCCAGCGGTTACCTGAAAACGCTGGATGATTTCAGGAATATCGTGATAACCGTCCGTGAGGGTATTCCGATTTTACTGTCCGATGTTGCCACCGTGCGCATTGGGCCAGAAATGCGGCGCGGTGTAGCTGAACTGAACGGCGAAGGCGAAGTCGCTGGCGGCATCATCGTGATGCGCTACGGCAAAAATGCGCTGGAAACCATCAATGGCGTGAAAGAGAAGCTCCAACAGATTCAGCGCAGTTTGCCCGCTGGAGTAGAAATTGTGCCGGTTTATGACCGCTCGCACCTGATTACTCAGGCCATCGACAGCTTGTCATTTAAGTTGCTGGAAGAGTTTCTAGTGGTCGCGGTTATCTGCTCGCTGTTTCTATTCCACTTCCGCTCGGCACTGGTGGCTATTATCACCCTGCCGCTGGGGATCCTCGGTGCATTTATTGTTATGCACTATCAAGGGGTTAATGCCAATATCATGTCATTGGGCGGCATCGCCATCGCCATTGGTGCCATGGTGGATGCGGCGATCGTCATGATCGAAAATATGCACAAAGTATTGGAACAATGGCGGCGGGATCACCCCGGCCAAACGCCGGTCAGTCAGGATTACTGGCGTATTTCAGAACAAGCGGCCATTGAAGTCGGCCCAGCGCTATTTTGCAGCTTATTGATTATCACTTTGTCATTTATTCCAGTATTTACCTTACAAGCGCAAGAGGGGCGGATGTTTTCCCCACTGGCCTTTACCAAAACCTATGCCATGGCGGTTTCTGCTGGCTTAGCCATCACTTTAGTGCCGGTATTAATGGGCTATTTTATTCGCGGGAAAATTCCTGACGAAAATGCCAACCCGATTAACCGCTGGCTAATTGCGCTTTATCACCCAGTGTTAACTGCCGTGCTGGCACGACCAAAAACCACATTGGCCATTGCGGGTATGCTATTGCTGGCAACGTTATATCCGCTAAGCCGCTTAGGCAGCGAGTTTATGCCCGCGTTGGATGAGGGCGATTTACTGTATATGCCTTCGACCCTGCCGGGGATTTCGGTGCGCGAAGCCAGCCATTTACTGCAACAAACGGATCGCCTGATCAAAACGGTGCCAGAAGTGGATACCGTCTTTGGTAAAGCTGGGCGTGCAGAAACAGCCACCGATCCCGCGCCACTTACCATGATCGAAACCACCATTCGCTTTAAACCCAAAGATCAATGGCGACCCGGCATGACCATGGACAAATTGATCGAGGAACTGGATGCCACTGTTAAGGTCCCCGGTATTGCTAATCTGTGGGTACCGCCGATCCGCAATCGGCTGGACATGCTGTCTACCGGGATCAAAAGCCCGGTGGGGATCAAAGTAAATGGCAAAAATGTGCAGCAAATTGAGCAAGTTGCACAGAAAATTGAGCAGGTAGTGCGCAAAGTGCCGGGCGTAACCTCGGCGTTGTCCGAACGGCTGGCCGGTGGCCGCTATGTGGATATCGATATCGACCGCAAGCGGGCAGCCCGCTATGGTGTTTCAGTCAAAGAACTGCAATCGCTGGTAGAAACCGTGATCGGCGGGCAAAACATTGGCGAAACTATTGAAGGCCGTGAACGCTATCCAATCAATCTGCGTTATCCACGGGAGATCCGCGATTCGCTGCAAAAATTGCGTGATTTACCGGTCGTCACTGCCAGCGGTGGGCAAGTGGCATTATCCGAACTGGCGGATATCAAAGTGACAGAAGGCCCGCCGATGCTGAAAAGTGAAAATGCGCGCTTATCCGACTGGGTTTATGTCGATTTACGTGGGCGAGATTTGAAATCAGCGGTCACGGATATGCAACAGGCCGTCGCTGAGCAAGTCAAACTGCCGGAGGGGGTCTCTCTCAGTTGGTCGGGGCAATTTGAATATCTGGAGCGGGCAACCGCGAAACTGAAAATTGTTCTGCCAGTCACTCTCATGATCATTTTCGTGCTGCTGTATGTCACTTTCAGTAGTGTCCGGGATGCTGCTTTGATAATGGCGACACTGCCTTTCGCGTTGATAGGTGGGGTCTGGTTGCTTTATGGATTGGGCTATAACTTTTCCGTTGCCGCCGCCGTGGGCTTTATCGCGCTGGCGGGAGTGGCTGCCGAGTTCGGTGTGATCATGGTGTTGTATCTGAATCAGGCGGTGAAAAAACATCAGCGACCCGGTATTGCCATGACGGCCAGTGAGATGAGTGCGGCCATTCACGAAGGTGCAGTATTGCGAGTACGGCCAAAGGCGATGACGGTTGCGACCATTATGGCCGGTTTGCTGCCCATTATGTGGGGAGGTGGCACCGGTTCGGAAGTTATGCAGCGAATTGCCGCCCCGATGATCGGTGGGATGGTGAGTGCACCATTACTTTCGATGCTAGTTATTCCGGCGGTGTATATGCTGCTACATAAAAAAGAGAGCAAACAGCAGTAA